From Candidatus Binatia bacterium, the proteins below share one genomic window:
- a CDS encoding cohesin domain-containing protein, whose amino-acid sequence MSRATLVLVGLLTAVLLAWNGGTAGAQAGVLLTVMPATTDTAVGQAFSVTVEVQAGAQQVDGASAFLSFDPGVLQVVNVTGGSVLPVPILNQFSNAAGTVDYSAGTFSAFPTGTFALATITFSAVASATASSLSFGTVMPRQSEVTFGGTSVLDGAQGGTVNVAAGTTATPTPTAVPTPTPTGLQIAGRIRYYLGTDRPVPGVDVDLTGGLANVVQTGATGQYGFAGLWTGDWAIEPGKQGDFAGAISAFDAALVLQHLVGLRTLSATQQLACDVTGNGGLSALDASRILQFVVGMLPRMPVATQCGSDWVFVPTPAAVPGQIVTPPQISTGTCQGGRVAYQPLTANAAGQDILGLLFGDCSGNWNPPAAAAMAASGADAGGEGWRVGRPRHGRFGKLAVPLWIDAAQPFNALAIDLRYDPTQLRALRVYPGSSVRGALMHANETAPGVLKVAVASATAVYGGERPHFVVRFVAAERDLPPNPLRVERLVIDDRRVERVAVYGHGGP is encoded by the coding sequence ATGAGCCGCGCCACGCTCGTGCTGGTGGGACTGCTGACGGCCGTGTTGCTGGCATGGAACGGTGGGACCGCCGGGGCGCAAGCCGGAGTTTTATTAACGGTGATGCCGGCAACCACCGACACCGCCGTAGGGCAGGCGTTCAGCGTCACGGTGGAAGTGCAGGCCGGGGCGCAGCAGGTGGACGGGGCGTCGGCGTTTTTGAGTTTCGACCCCGGGGTGCTGCAAGTGGTGAACGTCACCGGGGGCAGTGTCTTGCCGGTTCCTATCCTCAATCAGTTCAGCAACGCGGCAGGAACGGTGGACTACTCGGCCGGTACGTTTTCCGCCTTTCCAACGGGAACCTTCGCGCTGGCAACGATCACGTTCTCGGCGGTGGCGTCGGCCACGGCCTCTTCGCTGAGTTTCGGCACAGTCATGCCGCGGCAGAGTGAGGTGACCTTCGGGGGAACGTCGGTGCTCGATGGTGCGCAAGGCGGAACGGTCAACGTCGCCGCGGGGACGACGGCGACACCCACGCCGACTGCGGTGCCGACACCGACACCCACCGGGCTGCAGATCGCCGGACGCATTCGGTACTACCTCGGCACCGATAGACCCGTACCCGGCGTGGATGTCGATCTGACCGGTGGATTGGCGAACGTCGTGCAAACCGGCGCGACGGGGCAATACGGGTTCGCGGGTCTTTGGACCGGCGATTGGGCCATCGAGCCAGGCAAACAGGGGGACTTTGCCGGCGCGATTAGCGCCTTCGATGCGGCGCTTGTGCTTCAACACCTGGTTGGGCTGCGGACCTTGAGTGCGACTCAGCAACTCGCGTGTGACGTTACCGGTAATGGCGGCCTTAGCGCCCTCGACGCGAGCCGCATCCTCCAGTTCGTCGTCGGCATGCTCCCGCGGATGCCGGTGGCAACCCAGTGCGGCTCCGACTGGGTGTTTGTTCCCACTCCCGCCGCGGTTCCCGGCCAGATCGTAACTCCGCCGCAGATCTCGACCGGGACCTGTCAGGGTGGGCGCGTGGCTTATCAGCCTTTGACGGCGAACGCGGCGGGCCAGGATATCCTCGGGCTGCTCTTCGGGGACTGCAGCGGGAACTGGAATCCCCCGGCTGCGGCTGCCATGGCGGCGTCAGGGGCGGACGCGGGGGGCGAGGGGTGGCGGGTGGGCCGTCCGCGCCATGGGCGCTTTGGGAAGCTTGCCGTTCCTCTGTGGATCGATGCCGCGCAGCCGTTCAACGCGCTCGCAATAGACCTGCGATACGACCCGACCCAGCTCCGGGCGTTGCGGGTATATCCGGGTTCGTCGGTTCGCGGTGCGCTGATGCACGCCAACGAAACCGCGCCCGGTGTCCTGAAGGTTGCGGTGGCGAGCGCCACGGCGGTGTACGGTGGCGAGAGACCGCACTTCGTCGTGAGGTTCGTCGCCGCGGAAAGAGATCTACCCCCGAACCCGTTGCGGGTCGAACGACTGGTCATAGACGACCGTCGGGTGGAGAGGGTCGCGGTGTACGGTCACGGCGGTCCGTAA
- a CDS encoding cohesin domain-containing protein — translation MTNKSSVGLLVALAAVLWVYPRTARGNEDDGSGQQRESLSRSQLIEILKNAGPAPNPPATRQYAPLDSASSLQRSMVGRDLTSGDTIEVPESEVSSPGPTGLVVPSQPGMLPIDLQSGEANLPPRSSTDDAASDDRGRGPASPQNPCSPPSSLYDSLAFPFNTVVKLLMRFNSGGTDYYYVCSASVVGSFQLLTAGHCIYNWDPNRDGNVSDAAWASEVWAWAAQTDQVDPFGDPDHPYGEAKAVLLRSYSGWTVFQNFDHDWGVITIDRRDGDHTGWMGRETDVYASALNFSGYPVETPYVPSNSLVQYTALAPVLGYSGGRIGLDAGVYGGHSGGPSWRYDGINRYIQGIHSTSDRACNAEDTLLTGGKSSDIDAYISDDEANRPPVARPDLTEYLFDPDAKDLLANAVAAGGSFTLEYNLANVGFAASGAVTVDFYLSTDLTISGSDRWIGSVALADMAAYTYIVSTTALTVPANQPHGTYFVGWIVNGSVAEYTVSNNAVVIADETLMVTSSPTATPTATSLATRTPTPTATYTYTPTITFTATPTSMPPGGTPTMTRTRTPTNTPTGGTPTSTRTSTSTGTPTRTFTPAVTFTFTSTSTPTGATRTPTRTFTPTFTPTGAPPLPTMTPTSTPQVGVVLAVMPANTTVAVGQTFDLTLEVRAGTSTVDGAAAFLNFDPAVLQVVSVTAGGALPVPIMNQFDNTTGSLDYSAGTFSGFPSGTFTLATVRFSAVGVGSAALVMFNSTPPRRSDVTFGGVSLLGILLHGTVTVVDTATLAATVQLQGRPSPPDPRWAVPLTVTLTSQGGSGVDTGCATTTDQNGAFVCGGIVPGTYLACAKHSHTLRTCQTVSLVAGTNTVSFGTLPEGDANDDNCVTLVDFSVLVTTFGKCNGDVGYDSRADFNGDGCVTLIDFSLLVTNFSQCGQTPTGVTGDGAVRPSARATSGETVRVRLTSPAKVRAGQVFEVRAVVEPDGRPVDGAAVYLDFDPRVLEVVGVTPGKTLGVELQRGIAPGAVDYAAATFGDFPRRAFTLATVTFRARRVARATALTLSEATPRASDVTSGGRSVRARNGGRTALRIEAVPGLTASSQRRGA, via the coding sequence ATGACGAACAAGTCGAGTGTCGGACTGCTGGTAGCGCTGGCTGCGGTACTCTGGGTGTATCCGAGAACTGCGCGGGGGAACGAGGATGACGGATCGGGCCAGCAGCGAGAGAGCCTGAGCCGGTCTCAACTGATCGAGATCCTGAAGAACGCCGGGCCTGCGCCGAATCCTCCGGCGACCCGGCAGTATGCGCCACTCGACTCTGCGTCCAGCCTCCAGCGTTCGATGGTGGGCCGCGATCTGACTTCAGGCGACACCATCGAGGTACCAGAAAGCGAGGTGTCGTCTCCGGGCCCGACAGGACTTGTAGTTCCGTCCCAGCCGGGAATGCTCCCGATCGATCTGCAGAGTGGAGAGGCAAACTTGCCCCCTCGGAGCTCGACCGACGATGCGGCTTCGGATGATCGCGGCCGCGGTCCGGCGAGTCCCCAGAACCCGTGTTCCCCGCCGTCGTCGCTGTACGACTCGCTCGCCTTTCCGTTCAACACGGTGGTCAAGCTCCTCATGCGCTTCAACTCCGGGGGCACCGACTACTACTACGTGTGCAGCGCCTCGGTGGTCGGATCGTTCCAGTTACTTACGGCCGGACATTGCATTTACAACTGGGACCCGAACCGCGACGGCAACGTATCCGACGCGGCGTGGGCCAGCGAGGTGTGGGCATGGGCCGCGCAGACCGACCAGGTGGATCCCTTCGGGGATCCGGATCACCCTTACGGCGAGGCGAAGGCGGTCTTATTGCGAAGCTACTCCGGCTGGACGGTATTCCAGAACTTCGACCACGATTGGGGCGTCATCACCATCGATCGGCGCGACGGCGACCACACCGGGTGGATGGGCCGCGAGACGGACGTGTACGCGAGCGCGCTTAACTTCAGTGGCTATCCGGTAGAGACCCCGTACGTCCCCAGCAACTCGTTGGTTCAATATACCGCTCTGGCGCCGGTGCTCGGCTATAGCGGGGGTCGCATTGGGCTCGACGCGGGGGTCTACGGCGGACACAGCGGAGGCCCGTCGTGGAGGTACGACGGGATCAACCGGTACATCCAGGGTATTCATTCGACCTCGGATCGGGCCTGTAATGCCGAGGATACCCTGCTGACCGGCGGCAAGTCATCCGACATCGACGCCTACATCTCCGACGATGAAGCCAACCGGCCCCCGGTGGCCCGGCCCGATCTCACCGAATACCTCTTCGACCCCGACGCAAAGGATCTGCTCGCAAATGCCGTCGCGGCCGGGGGCTCTTTCACGCTGGAGTACAACCTCGCTAACGTGGGCTTCGCGGCGTCGGGCGCAGTGACGGTAGACTTCTACCTGTCGACCGACTTGACCATCAGTGGGTCCGACCGGTGGATCGGATCGGTCGCGCTGGCCGACATGGCAGCATACACGTACATTGTGTCCACCACCGCCCTGACCGTGCCCGCGAATCAACCGCATGGCACCTACTTCGTGGGTTGGATCGTGAACGGCTCGGTAGCCGAGTACACTGTTTCGAACAACGCCGTCGTAATTGCCGATGAGACCCTCATGGTCACCTCGTCGCCAACCGCAACCCCGACTGCGACATCGTTAGCAACGCGGACGCCGACGCCAACAGCAACGTATACGTACACGCCAACCATCACGTTCACAGCGACGCCGACGTCGATGCCGCCCGGCGGGACGCCGACGATGACCCGTACGCGGACCCCGACGAATACGCCGACCGGTGGAACACCGACATCGACGCGGACGTCGACGTCGACGGGAACACCGACGCGGACGTTCACTCCCGCGGTGACGTTCACGTTCACCTCGACGTCCACCCCGACCGGCGCGACCCGGACTCCCACACGTACGTTCACGCCGACGTTCACGCCTACCGGGGCGCCGCCCTTGCCGACCATGACGCCGACCTCGACGCCCCAGGTCGGTGTCGTGCTAGCCGTTATGCCGGCGAACACGACCGTGGCCGTGGGACAGACGTTTGACCTGACTCTGGAGGTGCGCGCCGGTACGTCGACGGTGGACGGTGCCGCCGCGTTCTTGAACTTCGATCCCGCCGTGCTTCAGGTCGTGAGCGTAACGGCGGGCGGCGCATTGCCGGTACCGATCATGAACCAGTTCGACAACACCACGGGCAGTCTGGACTATTCCGCCGGAACCTTCTCGGGGTTTCCCTCCGGGACGTTCACTCTGGCAACGGTACGCTTCAGTGCCGTGGGGGTGGGCTCGGCTGCGCTGGTGATGTTCAACTCCACGCCCCCGCGGCGGAGTGACGTCACGTTTGGCGGAGTGTCGTTACTGGGGATCCTGCTGCACGGCACGGTCACGGTAGTCGACACGGCGACGCTCGCCGCTACGGTGCAGTTGCAGGGACGGCCGTCCCCGCCAGACCCGCGATGGGCCGTGCCTCTGACGGTGACCCTGACGTCCCAGGGCGGAAGCGGGGTGGATACGGGATGCGCGACGACGACGGATCAAAACGGGGCGTTCGTCTGCGGGGGCATTGTGCCAGGGACGTACCTGGCTTGCGCGAAGCACAGCCACACGCTGCGGACCTGCCAGACGGTATCGCTGGTCGCAGGAACGAACACCGTGAGCTTCGGTACGCTGCCGGAAGGTGACGCCAACGACGACAACTGCGTCACGTTGGTGGACTTCTCGGTGCTGGTGACGACGTTTGGCAAGTGCAACGGGGACGTCGGCTACGACTCTCGGGCCGACTTCAACGGTGACGGGTGCGTGACGCTGATCGACTTTTCGCTGCTGGTGACCAACTTCAGCCAGTGCGGGCAGACGCCCACGGGAGTTACGGGCGATGGAGCCGTGAGGCCGAGCGCCAGGGCCACCTCGGGAGAAACGGTACGCGTGCGTCTGACCTCCCCGGCCAAGGTGCGGGCCGGACAGGTGTTCGAGGTGCGGGCGGTGGTGGAGCCGGACGGGCGGCCGGTCGACGGGGCAGCTGTGTACCTCGACTTCGATCCACGAGTGTTGGAGGTCGTCGGAGTCACTCCCGGAAAGACGCTTGGTGTGGAGTTGCAGCGAGGGATTGCCCCCGGGGCGGTCGATTACGCTGCCGCCACGTTCGGAGACTTTCCCCGTCGAGCGTTTACGCTGGCGACGGTGACCTTCAGGGCTCGCCGCGTGGCGCGGGCTACAGCGCTGACGCTGAGCGAGGCGACTCCTCGCGCCAGTGACGTGACTTCTGGCGGGCGCTCGGTGCGGGCTCGGAACGGCGGTCGTACCGCCCTTCGAATCGAGGCCGTACCGGGTCTGACTGCATCGTCGCAACGAAGAGGGGCTTGA
- a CDS encoding DUF2442 domain-containing protein: MSLAARRARNYPAIVDVRVSPDQLTAKLSDGREVSVPLAWFSRLLDATPEQLGNFEISPGGYGIHWPEIDEDISVKAFLD, translated from the coding sequence ATGAGTTTAGCCGCACGAAGAGCTAGGAATTACCCGGCAATCGTCGATGTCCGCGTTAGTCCGGACCAGCTCACGGCGAAGCTGAGCGACGGCCGCGAAGTGTCGGTGCCGCTGGCATGGTTCTCCCGCTTGCTGGATGCGACGCCCGAGCAATTGGGAAATTTTGAGATTTCGCCGGGGGGATACGGCATTCACTGGCCGGAAATTGACGAAGATATTAGCGTGAAGGCTTTCCTCGATTGA
- a CDS encoding DEAD/DEAH box helicase, whose translation MDEKNARERTEAEARNELLDMARGKTGAVPEHVLVDHVLAVTAGSNWPVRAEAMRAVLRRCAFGKRDRLHVAMRPPEDQPLGIYRTGRDGSSTRPYRTLIAGVQPLGTSCDCADFLRNSLGLCKHAMAALDDVYGRPRALRRAQAMQSTDGLPVRPTMLWDPIRPLRGPGDWLERIALHFGTSTEGARRLATVDRLFAAGSGPIRRLREAHADDAGARLRTIEALLRLVGAGRHSASPIVATEPAVPALLRAERERLHHLTVHALAPREIARAIATMRQKPYPYQLEGVQRFLREGRLLLADDMGLGKTAQAIAACHVLWEGERIRRGLLVVPASLKPQWLREWAAFTNVPIAAVDGSPGERLAAYRRTRSGYLLINYELLLRDFDAVSAWAPEVVVLDEAQRIKNWATKSAAYVKRLAPRYRLVLTGTPMENRIDELASIYDWVDSYALEPKWRLVPWHTTPVDGERAIGGARNLDTLRTRLAPTMLRRTRQEVLDQLPPRTDTIVPVDLTAAQAEEHDALIRPIASLLQRARRRPLMQAEFLKLMQLLTTQRIIANGLAQFRFGELWPALADRAPEPALIDSLSSPKLLELHELLDHIVLGQRRKAVVFSQWRRMLDLACWATRDLLARAGQRAVFFTGREGPARRTQNLVDLHDDPSVSVLFASDAGGVGLNLQKAASCCINIDLPWNPAVLEQRIGRIYRLGQKRPIDVYNLVTQNSIEARIATLVADKKALFSSLFDGSTDEVCFDRSGSFLTQLERIVEPVAVPEPEDADLQPEETPLARELEAIMAAADESADLPAAAAAPAPAKRHGMEGVASGTPVDVGQLFASLKVRTTADGGMAIEAPPEAAGTLASVFEGLARLLRMQNPQ comes from the coding sequence ATGGACGAAAAGAACGCTAGAGAAAGGACGGAGGCCGAGGCCCGCAACGAGCTCCTCGACATGGCACGCGGCAAGACCGGCGCAGTTCCGGAGCACGTACTGGTCGACCACGTGCTGGCGGTAACGGCCGGATCGAACTGGCCCGTGCGCGCCGAAGCCATGCGGGCGGTGTTGCGGCGCTGCGCGTTCGGCAAGCGCGATCGCCTGCACGTCGCGATGCGCCCGCCGGAAGACCAGCCGCTCGGCATCTATCGAACCGGCCGCGACGGGTCGTCCACACGGCCGTACCGCACCCTGATCGCCGGGGTTCAGCCGCTCGGCACCAGTTGCGACTGCGCCGATTTCCTGCGCAACTCGCTCGGTCTGTGCAAGCACGCCATGGCCGCCCTCGACGACGTCTACGGGCGGCCGCGGGCGCTGCGCCGGGCGCAGGCGATGCAGTCGACCGATGGCCTCCCGGTCCGCCCGACGATGCTCTGGGATCCAATCCGGCCGTTGCGTGGACCGGGCGATTGGCTCGAACGGATCGCCCTGCACTTCGGTACCTCCACCGAGGGCGCACGCCGGTTGGCCACCGTCGACCGCCTGTTCGCCGCCGGCTCCGGCCCGATCCGCCGACTTCGCGAGGCCCATGCAGACGACGCCGGGGCCCGACTGCGGACGATCGAGGCGCTCCTGCGCCTGGTCGGCGCAGGTCGACACTCCGCATCGCCGATCGTCGCCACGGAGCCGGCGGTCCCCGCGTTGCTCAGGGCCGAACGCGAGCGCCTGCATCACCTGACGGTCCATGCCCTCGCTCCGCGGGAGATCGCGCGCGCCATCGCCACCATGCGGCAGAAGCCCTACCCTTACCAGCTCGAAGGCGTGCAGCGGTTTCTCCGCGAGGGACGCCTGTTGCTGGCCGACGACATGGGACTCGGCAAGACCGCGCAAGCGATCGCCGCCTGCCACGTGCTGTGGGAGGGCGAACGCATCCGGCGCGGGCTGCTCGTAGTCCCTGCCAGCCTGAAGCCGCAGTGGCTGCGCGAATGGGCGGCGTTCACCAACGTGCCGATCGCCGCCGTCGACGGTTCGCCCGGCGAGCGACTCGCTGCCTATCGCCGCACCAGAAGCGGCTACCTCCTGATCAACTACGAATTGCTGTTGCGCGACTTCGACGCCGTGAGCGCCTGGGCACCGGAGGTGGTCGTCCTGGACGAGGCCCAGCGGATCAAGAACTGGGCGACCAAGAGCGCGGCCTACGTCAAGCGCCTGGCACCGCGATACCGCCTCGTCCTGACGGGAACGCCGATGGAGAACCGCATCGACGAGTTGGCGTCGATCTACGACTGGGTCGACAGCTACGCCCTCGAACCCAAGTGGCGACTCGTGCCGTGGCACACGACACCGGTGGACGGCGAGCGGGCAATCGGCGGGGCTCGCAACCTCGATACCCTGCGCACCCGTCTCGCCCCCACCATGCTCCGCCGCACCCGGCAGGAGGTGCTCGACCAGCTCCCGCCGCGCACCGACACGATCGTTCCCGTCGACCTGACCGCGGCGCAGGCCGAGGAGCACGACGCACTGATCAGGCCGATCGCGTCGCTCCTCCAGCGCGCGCGGCGCCGCCCGCTCATGCAAGCCGAGTTTCTCAAGCTGATGCAACTGCTCACCACGCAGCGCATCATCGCCAACGGGCTTGCCCAGTTCCGCTTCGGCGAACTCTGGCCCGCGCTCGCCGATCGCGCGCCCGAGCCCGCCCTAATCGACAGTCTCTCCAGCCCCAAGCTGCTCGAGCTACACGAGCTGCTCGACCACATTGTGCTCGGGCAGCGCCGCAAGGCGGTCGTATTCAGTCAGTGGCGCCGCATGCTCGATCTCGCCTGTTGGGCGACCCGCGATCTGCTGGCCCGCGCCGGGCAGCGCGCCGTGTTCTTCACCGGTCGCGAGGGGCCCGCTCGCCGCACGCAGAACCTCGTCGACCTGCACGACGATCCGTCGGTGAGTGTGCTCTTCGCCAGCGATGCGGGTGGGGTTGGCCTGAACCTGCAAAAGGCCGCGAGCTGCTGCATCAACATCGACCTGCCCTGGAACCCGGCCGTCCTGGAGCAGCGCATCGGCCGCATTTACCGCCTCGGTCAGAAGCGCCCCATCGACGTCTACAACCTCGTCACCCAGAACAGCATCGAGGCCCGCATCGCCACCCTCGTGGCGGACAAGAAGGCGCTGTTTTCGAGCCTGTTCGACGGCTCCACCGACGAGGTTTGCTTCGACCGCTCCGGGTCGTTCCTGACGCAACTGGAACGCATCGTCGAGCCGGTCGCCGTTCCCGAACCGGAAGATGCGGATCTCCAGCCAGAGGAGACACCGCTCGCCCGCGAACTCGAGGCGATTATGGCGGCAGCCGACGAGAGCGCCGACCTGCCGGCTGCCGCGGCAGCGCCCGCGCCCGCGAAGCGTCACGGCATGGAAGGCGTCGCCAGCGGTACCCCCGTCGACGTCGGGCAGTTGTTCGCCAGCTTGAAGGTCCGCACGACCGCCGACGGCGGCATGGCGATCGAAGCGCCGCCCGAGGCGGCCGGCACTCTGGCCAGCGTCTTCGAGGGTCTGGCGCGACTGCTCCGCATGCAGAACCCCCAGTGA
- a CDS encoding acetyl-CoA hydrolase → MSDLPRELATVEECVEWAIATVGNRIVLGAPLGLGKPNQLMNAFYRRACADPSLHLTIFTALSLEKPTPESDIEARLLEPYLSRHFGDYCDLEYLQAVRSDSLPPNVRVHEFYFRAGSMTRVAAAQRHYVSTNYTFVARDLLERGVNVLVQLVAEQDVDGRRMLSLSGNTDVTLDLVPMLEELRRQGRTFVTIAQVHRDLPFMYNRAMVEPRYFDFIVRNPAYNTTLFATPNLSVGTTDYAIGFHASTLVKDGGTLQIGIGALGDALVYGCLLRHRHNAAYREVAAGLGADPALVDRVGGLAPFEKGLYGCSEMFVNGFVQLLRAGILTRAVFDEPRLQRLLNEGRIATTVDNRTLATLAAERVISPQLTRADVDFLRYWGILRPEVGFDDGHLIVNGTRIRADLDDPEAYETVCEWALGDALAHGVVMHGGFFLGPADFYQALRDMPRAEAERIAMDSVRRINRIDQPDLQALQRTAARFVNTAMMVTLSGAVVSDGLEDGQVISGVGGQYNFVAQAHELPDARSIICLRAVRGTGRHAASNIVPSYGHCTVPRHLRDIVVTEYGVADLRARSDEEIVQALLNIADSRFQDDLLDAARNAGKIDPDYRVPERYRNNLPERVQGEIQRWRKAGHFPPFPFGTDFTADEIVLGATLKNVKAMMDEPRTLIRQLIRSFTHEVHEEEAGRYLQRIALEHPQTAKEVILQHLLLLELEERGHLRPL, encoded by the coding sequence ATGTCAGACCTTCCCCGGGAACTTGCAACAGTCGAAGAATGCGTCGAGTGGGCGATCGCTACCGTGGGCAACCGCATCGTCCTCGGTGCGCCGCTCGGGCTCGGCAAACCCAACCAGCTCATGAACGCATTCTACCGGCGCGCCTGTGCCGACCCGTCCCTGCACCTGACGATCTTTACCGCCCTGTCGCTGGAAAAACCGACGCCCGAAAGCGACATCGAGGCGAGGCTTCTCGAACCCTACCTCAGCCGCCATTTCGGCGACTACTGCGATCTCGAATACCTCCAGGCCGTGCGCTCCGATTCGCTGCCGCCCAACGTCCGCGTCCACGAATTCTACTTCCGCGCCGGCTCGATGACCCGCGTCGCCGCCGCCCAGCGCCATTACGTCTCCACCAACTACACCTTCGTCGCCCGTGACCTCCTCGAACGCGGCGTCAACGTCCTGGTGCAACTCGTGGCGGAACAGGACGTCGACGGCCGCCGCATGCTGAGCCTCTCCGGCAATACCGACGTAACCCTCGACCTCGTACCGATGCTCGAGGAACTGCGGCGCCAGGGACGCACCTTCGTCACGATCGCGCAGGTCCACCGCGACCTCCCCTTCATGTACAACCGTGCCATGGTCGAGCCGCGGTACTTCGACTTCATCGTCCGCAACCCGGCCTACAACACCACGCTCTTCGCCACGCCGAACCTCTCGGTCGGCACGACCGACTACGCCATCGGCTTCCACGCCAGCACGCTCGTCAAGGACGGCGGCACTTTGCAGATCGGCATCGGCGCGTTGGGCGACGCGCTCGTCTACGGCTGCCTGCTGCGCCACCGACACAACGCCGCTTACCGCGAGGTTGCCGCCGGGCTCGGCGCCGACCCCGCTCTCGTCGACCGCGTCGGCGGCCTCGCGCCGTTCGAAAAGGGCCTTTACGGCTGCAGCGAGATGTTCGTGAACGGCTTCGTACAACTGTTGCGCGCCGGCATCCTGACCCGGGCCGTGTTCGACGAGCCGCGCCTGCAGCGCCTGTTGAACGAGGGACGGATAGCAACCACGGTCGATAACCGCACGCTCGCCACACTCGCGGCGGAACGCGTCATCTCTCCGCAACTGACCCGCGCCGACGTCGACTTCCTCCGCTACTGGGGCATCCTCCGCCCCGAAGTCGGCTTCGACGACGGGCACCTGATCGTCAATGGCACGAGAATTCGGGCCGACCTCGACGATCCCGAAGCCTACGAGACGGTCTGCGAGTGGGCCCTTGGCGATGCTCTCGCCCACGGCGTCGTCATGCACGGGGGCTTCTTTCTCGGCCCCGCCGACTTCTATCAGGCGCTGCGGGACATGCCGCGTGCCGAGGCGGAACGCATTGCCATGGACAGCGTGCGCCGCATCAACCGCATCGACCAGCCCGACCTCCAGGCCCTGCAGCGCACCGCCGCACGGTTCGTCAATACCGCCATGATGGTGACTCTCAGCGGCGCGGTCGTCTCCGACGGACTCGAAGACGGTCAGGTGATCAGCGGGGTCGGCGGCCAGTACAACTTCGTCGCGCAGGCGCACGAGCTGCCCGACGCCCGCTCGATCATCTGCCTGCGCGCGGTCCGCGGCACCGGCCGGCACGCCGCCTCGAATATCGTCCCCAGCTACGGCCACTGCACCGTGCCCCGGCACCTGCGCGATATCGTGGTGACCGAATACGGAGTCGCCGACCTCCGCGCCCGCAGCGACGAGGAGATCGTTCAAGCGCTCCTGAACATCGCCGACTCGCGCTTTCAGGACGACCTGCTCGACGCCGCCCGCAACGCCGGCAAGATCGACCCCGACTACCGCGTCCCCGAACGCTATCGCAACAACCTTCCCGAACGGGTCCAGGGCGAGATCCAGCGCTGGCGCAAAGCGGGACACTTCCCGCCCTTTCCGTTCGGCACCGATTTCACCGCCGACGAGATCGTCCTCGGCGCGACCCTGAAGAACGTCAAGGCGATGATGGACGAACCCCGCACGCTCATTCGCCAGCTCATCCGCTCGTTCACCCACGAGGTGCACGAAGAGGAAGCCGGCCGCTACCTGCAACGTATCGCCCTGGAACACCCCCAGACCGCCAAGGAAGTTATCCTGCAACACCTGCTGCTCCTGGAGCTCGAAGAGCGCGGACACCTGCGGCCGCTGTAG